In Formosa haliotis, the sequence ACAATCGCCATGGCCAAGGGCTTCGCGATCTTCATTTTTACGGAATTTTTTTCTTCCATTTTCACCTTCACCACGTTTATGGTCGTAGGCCACAATTATAGATTTATCGTCTAGTAATACACCTTGAAGTCGGCCGTACGGACAAGCAATTATGCACACTTGTTCTCTAAACCAAGCAAATACAAAGTAGAATACTGCGGTAAATATTATTAATGAAATTAAGGTGCTAAAGTGGTTGGCAGGGCCTTCTTTAATATAACTAATAACCTCGTCTCCACCTATTAAATACGCAAGGAATACATTTGCAATAATAAATGAAATGAGAAGGAAAAGAAACCATTTTATAAGTCGTTTTCTTATTTTTTCTGCGTTCCAAGGCTGACGATCTAAACGCATTTGTTTTCCGCGGTCGCCATCGATCCAGAATTCTATTCTTCGGAAAACCATTTCCATAAAAATAGTTTGCGGACAAATCCATCCACAAAAAATACGTCCGAACGCTACTGTAAATAAGGCGAGAAAAACCACGCCAATAAGTAAGGAAACAACAAAGAGTTTAAAATCTTGAGGCCAGAACGGAAATCCGAAAATATTAAATCTACGCTCTAATACATTAAACATTAAAAATTGATTTCCGTGAATTTTAATAAACGGAGAAACCAATAAAATGATTAATAGAATATAACTAACAATTTTACGCTTGTCGTAATACCTACCACTAGGTTTTTTAGGAAACACCCAAGCCCGTTTACCTTCTTCGGTTATTGTTCCAATAGAATCTCGAAAGACTTCGTGATCGGGAGTTTCCATAAATTATAATTGTTCTAAACTATTAAATATTTATTGAGCTGAGTCATCAACCCACACTTCGCCTTCAGCCTCTTTTGGGTTTGCAGGAGTAGTACCTTGCAAACTTAAAACATAACTGGCTACTTGAGCAATTTCGGCAGGTTTTAAACTTTGTTTCCATGCAATCATACCTTTACCAGCACGACCACCTTCGCTAATCGTGTGGAATACATGTTTAATACCTCCACCTATAATCCAATGATCATCGGTAAGGTTAGGACCAATTCCACCACCACCATCGGCCATATGGCACGCCACACAGTTAGCTTGGAAAATGGCTTTACCAGCACTTAAATCAGATTTATCTGTTAAAAGCGTTACCGAGTCGGCATCTACTAAATCTTTTGCTGTTTTTTTGTATTCCGCAATGGCTATTTTAGCTTCGGCTAATTCTGTTTCGTATTCATCTATTTGAGAATCTCCATTAAAGACTTCATATTTTAATAGATATACAATAGCAAATACTATAGAAATGTAAAACGCATATTTCCACCATGGCGGAAGCGAATTGTCTAATTCTCGAATACCATCATAATTATGGTCTAAGATGATTTCATTTTCTTGCGCTATAGGTTTCTGACCTAATAATTTAATATACGTGTCTTTTGCCCATTGTACAATTCGAGGTGTTTTGGATGCATTAGCAATATATCTCGCTTGTTCAGTTTCATCTAAACTTTGAAACAATACATTGTCTAACGCAGAAACAATAGCTTCTATAGCAATAAGTACAACTAATACTAGAA encodes:
- a CDS encoding cbb3-type cytochrome c oxidase N-terminal domain-containing protein; translated protein: MRKYIPSYVRIPVLFFIIAGIVEYFVDSGNEPAFIKYPVVLLFLLLVLVVLIAIEAIVSALDNVLFQSLDETEQARYIANASKTPRIVQWAKDTYIKLLGQKPIAQENEIILDHNYDGIRELDNSLPPWWKYAFYISIVFAIVYLLKYEVFNGDSQIDEYETELAEAKIAIAEYKKTAKDLVDADSVTLLTDKSDLSAGKAIFQANCVACHMADGGGGIGPNLTDDHWIIGGGIKHVFHTISEGGRAGKGMIAWKQSLKPAEIAQVASYVLSLQGTTPANPKEAEGEVWVDDSAQ
- the ccoG gene encoding cytochrome c oxidase accessory protein CcoG; translation: METPDHEVFRDSIGTITEEGKRAWVFPKKPSGRYYDKRKIVSYILLIILLVSPFIKIHGNQFLMFNVLERRFNIFGFPFWPQDFKLFVVSLLIGVVFLALFTVAFGRIFCGWICPQTIFMEMVFRRIEFWIDGDRGKQMRLDRQPWNAEKIRKRLIKWFLFLLISFIIANVFLAYLIGGDEVISYIKEGPANHFSTLISLIIFTAVFYFVFAWFREQVCIIACPYGRLQGVLLDDKSIIVAYDHKRGEGENGRKKFRKNEDREALGHGDCIDCFQCVNVCPTGIDIRNGTQLECVNCTACIDECDTIMDSVGFPRGLIRYASEDEIEKKEKFKFTARLKGYSAVLIVLLVVWGGMLFSRNALEATVLRLPGQLYQHKENNIISNVFTYKLINKTNDDIDDVTFKLADYPGEIKLVSASDTFVVPGQGLAEGTLFIEIKQSDLKGDKNELTLEVYSHDKLIETTTVSFLGPRSYK